The Sesamum indicum cultivar Zhongzhi No. 13 linkage group LG1, S_indicum_v1.0, whole genome shotgun sequence genome includes a window with the following:
- the LOC105163004 gene encoding 25.3 kDa vesicle transport protein-like, with protein MVKLTLIARVTDGLPLVEGLDDGRDVPDADFYKQQVKALFKNLSRGQNEPSRMSIETGPYIFHYIIEGRVCYLTMCDRAYPKKLAFQYLEDLKNEFERVYGNQIETAGRPYAFIKFDTFMQKTKKLYQDTRTQRNIAKLNDELYEVHQIMTRNVQEVLGVGEKLDQVSQMSSRLTSESRIYADKAKDLNRQALIRKWAPVAVVLGVVFLLLWVRNKFW; from the exons ATGGTGAAACTGACACTGATAGCTCGTGTTACTGATGGCCTTCCACTAGTAGAGGGACTGGATGATGGCCGTGATGTGCCTGATGCTGACTTTTATAAGCAACAAGTTAAGGCTTTGTTCAAAAACCTCTCAAGAGGCCAGAATGAGCCGTCGAGAATGTCAATTGAAACAGGACCCTACATTTTCCA TTATATCATTGAAGGGCGTGTGTGCTATTTGACAATGTGTGATCGTGCTTATCCTAAGAAACTTGCCTTTCAATATCTGGAAGACctcaaaaatgaatttgagcGTGTGTATGGGAATCAGATTGAAACTGCTGGGAGACCATATGCTTTCATTAAATTTG ATACATTCATGCAGAAGACAAAGAAACTGTACCAGGATACAAGAACTCAACGGAATATTGCAAAGTTGAATGATGAACTGTATGAAGTGCACCAGATAATGACCCGCAATGTACAAGAAGTTCTTGGTGTTGGTGAAAAGTTGGATC AGGTCAGCCAAATGTCCAGTCGCTTGACATCTGAATCCCGCATATATGCAGATAAGGCAAAAGATTTGAACCGTCAG GCTTTGATTCGGAAGTGGGCCCCTGTTGCTGTTGTTCTAGGAGTTGTTTTCCTCCTCCTTTGGGTCAGAAACAAGTTTTGGTGA